In the genome of Raphanus sativus cultivar WK10039 chromosome 4, ASM80110v3, whole genome shotgun sequence, one region contains:
- the LOC108848718 gene encoding uncharacterized protein LOC108848718, translating into MGEELADTMNLDLNLGPGPPDSSDLHGVLNETVDLADWTINEPPSERSSDAVTRIRTRHRTRFRQLNLPIIPVLSETMTIDLTQLMGSSANGGVALQTGEGSERGGNENLKMCEKNGEGAIGDNSVSEKKPDAEKSTGGGDGNFFDCNICLDLSKEPVLTCCGHLYCWPCLFQWLNISEAKECPVCKGEVTSKTVTPIYGRGNHKRELVVECLDTKIPMRPHARRVESLRSAIQRSPFTIPMEEMIRRIQSRFDRDSTLVPDFSNREALERVNDRANSILNRLMTSRGVRSEQNQASVAAAAEDIDLNPNVEGETTSTRFHPLLIRRQLQSQRVARISNVTSALSSAERLVDAYFRTHPLGRNHNNQELQHHHAPVVVDDRDSFSSIQAVINSESQVDTAVEIDSMVTLSTSSSRRRNENGSRVSDVDSADSRPPRRRRFT; encoded by the coding sequence ATGGGTGAAGAGTTAGCCGACACAATGAACCTGGATTTGAATCTAGGCCCTGGTCCTCCTGACTCGTCAGATCTCCATGGGGTGCTAAATGAAACTGTGGATTTGGCTGATTGGACTATTAATGAGCCACCATCTGAGAGATCTTCAGACGCTGTTACGAGGATCAGAACCCGGCATAGGACGCGGTTCAGACAGCTTAATCTCCCCATCATCCCGGTTCTGTCCGAAACCATGACTATAGATTTGACCCAGTTGATGGGAAGTTCCGCAAACGGAGGAGTTGCTCTGCAGACTGGCGAGGGTAGTGAAAGAGGAGGCAACGAGAATCTGAAAATGTGCGAGAAGAACGGCGAGGGAGCCATTGGAGACAACAGTGTATCAGAGAAGAAACCGGATGCTGAGAAAAGCACAGGCGGCGGTGATGGTAACTTTTTCGATTGTAATATATGTTTGGACTTGTCAAAGGAGCCGGTTCTCACCTGCTGTGGCCATCTTTACTGTTGGCCTTGTCTGTTCCAATGGCTAAACATCTCTGAAGCAAAGGAGTGCCCTGTCTGCAAAGGAGAAGTGACCTCCAAAACCGTGACGCCGATATACGGGCGTGGGAACCATAAAAGAGAACTTGTTGTAGAGTGTTTAGATACCAAGATCCCCATGAGACCTCACGCGAGACGCGTAGAGAGCTTGAGGAGTGCTATTCAAAGGTCGCCTTTTACGATACCGATGGAAGAGATGATTAGACGTATACAGAGCAGGTTCGACAGGGACTCGACCCTTGTCCCTGATTTTAGCAACCGGGAGGCGTTGGAAAGAGTTAACGATCGAGCCAATTCGATTCTTAACAGGTTGATGACTTCTAGGGGAGTTAGATCAGAGCAGAACCAGGCTAGTgttgcagcagcagcagaggATATTGATCTGAACCCCAACGTTGAAGGAGAGACCACCAGCACGAGGTTTCATCCTCTGTTGATCAGGAGACAGTTACAGTCGCAAAGAGTAGCAAGAATCTCGAACGTCACCTCTGCGTTGAGCTCTGCTGAGAGGCTTGTTGACGCGTATTTTAGAACTCATCCATTGGGAAGGAACCACAACAACCAAGAGCTGCAGCACCATCATGCTCCTGTTGTGGTTGATGATAGAGACTCTTTCTCAAGCATTCAAGCTGTTATAAACTCTGAGAGTCAGGTGGATACCGCGGTTGAGATTGATTCAATGGTCACTCTTTCGACATCTTCTTCGAGGAGAAGGAATGAGAATGGGTCGAGGGTTTCTGATGTAGACAGTGCTGATTCTCGTCCGCCTAGGAGAAGGAGATTTACTTGa
- the LOC108848911 gene encoding E3 ubiquitin-protein ligase SINAT2 yields MAPGGSALKEVLESNSTRMDYEVKTTKVEVNNSNNNKPTKSSSAGIAKHGMHSNNGVYELLECPVCTNLMYPPIHQCPNGHTLCSNCKARVQNTCPTCRYELGNIRCLALEKVAESLEVPCRYQSLGCHDIFPYYSKLKHEQHCRFRPYACPYAGSECSVTGDISTLVVHLKDDHKVDMHDGCTFNHRYVKSNPHEVENATWMLTVFNCFGRQFCLHFEAFQLGMAPVYMAFLRFMGDENEAKKFSYSLEVGAHGRKLTWQGIPRSIRDSHRKVRDSQDGLIIPRNLALYFSGGDRQELKLRVTGRIWKEE; encoded by the exons ATGGCACCTGGAGGCAGTGCTTTGAAGGAAGTCCTTGAATCTAACTCGACGAGAATGGATTATGAGGTCAAAACTACGAAAGTGGAAGTTAACAATAGCAATAACAACAAACCTACAAAGTCAAGTAGTGCAGGAATTGCAAAACATGGGATGCATTCCAACAATGGTGTCTACGAGCTTCTTGAATGTCCTGTGTGTACGAACTTAATGTACCCTCCAATTCATCAG TGTCCAAACGGTCACACGCTATGCTCCAACTGCAAAGCGAGAGTGCAGAACACGTGCCCCACGTGTCGCTACGAGCTTGGCAACATAAGATGCTTGGCGCTCGAGAAAGTCGCCGAGTCCTTGGAAGTTCCGTGCCGGTACCAAAGCTTGGGATGTCACGACATTTTCCCTTACTACAGCAAGCTTAAGCACGAGCAGCATTGCAGGTTTAGGCCTTACGCTTGCCCTTATGCTGGCTCTGAGTGTTCGGTTACAGGTGATATCTCCACGCTGGTTGTTCATCTTAAAGATGATCATAAAGTCGATATGCATGACGGGTGCACTTTCAACCACCGTTATGTAAAATCAAATCCACATGAAGTCGAAAATGCTACATGGATGCTTACG GTGTTCAACTGTTTTGGGAGACAGTTCTGTTTACACTTTGAGGCTTTCCAGCTAGGGATGGCACCAGTGTACATGGCGTTTCTTCGTTTCATGGGAGATGAAAACGAGGCGAAGAAGTTCAGTTACAGCCTGGAAGTAGGAGCTCATGGACGTAAACTAACATGGCAAGGGATCCCTAGAAGCATACGTGACAGTCACAGGAAAGTTCGAGACAGTCAAGACGGTCTCATCATCCCAAGAAACCTTGCACTCTACTTCTCTGGAGGTGATAGGCAAGAACTCAAGTTGAGGGTAACTGGTCGAATCTGGAAAGAAGAGTAA